The DNA region ATCTCACCGGGCTCGGCGCACACCGCGTACGCGAAGGTCTGCGGGGGCACGTCGAACCGCCCGTTGGCAACGCCCATACCGGTCCAGTACCGGGGGTTCAACGCCCCGTTCGGGAGCGGGTTCCCCTGGGCGTCGCTGGGGAAGCTACCCACCGCCTTCAGGGTGGCCGCTTCCGGCGGCAGCGTGTGCGAGCCACCACCCACCACGACGGTTCCCTCCGGACACGCGGCGGTGACCAGGACGTTTCCCGCTCTGAGCGGGCCGGGGACGGAGGCGACCGAGACCACCCGGTGGTTGAGCTGCGTTCCCTGCGCGCACACCGCGAAGCTTGTGATCTTGTCGCCCTCTTCGGCCTGCCCACCGAAGTTGCCCACGGCCGCCCAGAACTGCGGGTTCTGCGCGCCGGTCGTGCTCATGGTCCCGCTCACGTCGCTGGGGAAGGACCCCTTCGCGCGCAGGCCGTTGATCGGGGGGACGGGGTCGGTGGCATCGACCTTGCTGCCCCACAGCCCCCCGCTGACCAGCACGCTGCCTTCCGGGCACGCGGTCACCGCGGTCGCGAACGCCGACGACGCCGGCGGTACGGGAAGGTCGGTGGTGGCCACGTGGATCACCGGCTCCCGCGGGTCCGGCGGTTCCTGCGGGTCCTGCGGATCGGTCGGACCCGGACTGGGATCACTGTTGTCCTTGACCGTAAGTAGGCCGTTCGTCGTGTTCCCGATCACCTGTACGCCGCCGGTGTTGCCGGTCACAGTCAGGCTGCCCTTGATCGTGTTGCCCGCGCAGGGCAGATGGTCCGAACCGATCAGGACGAGACCGGTGCTGCCCTGCACCGTGACAGGACCGCCCACCGTGGACTGGCACAGCGTGAACGCGGAGGCGCCGCTGCTGGAAACCGTCCCGGCGATCTCGCCACCGGTCACCGCCAGCGCGCCGCCCGGTTCGACGTTCATCGGGCCCTTCTGCAGGCCACCGGGACCGATACACAGAGCCTGCTCAGGCCGCACCGTCATCGCGCTCTTGTGCACCGTGGTCAGGCACGGCTCACTGAAACCGACCGTGATCGTCGTCGGTGCCGTGGAGCTGGGGTGGAAGGTCGGGCCTCCGCTGTAGCTCGCCGTGATCGAATGGGTTCCGGGCTGCAGGCTGGGAGTACGGAGAACGGCCTTTCCCCCGGCGTTCAGGGGAACGGTCGCCAGCGGCATCGTCTCGTCGGAGAAGGTGACGGTTCCGGTCGGGGTGCCGACATCGCGCAGCGTCGGCAGCACGGAGGCCGTCAGTTCGACCGGCCGGCCGAACAGCGGGCTCGTGGTGTTCGTCGCCAGCGACGTCGTCGTGTCGTGGTCGAAGTCGCCACACAGCGCGAACGTGCTCGCGACCTGATCGCCCGTCCCGCCGGAAGCACCGGCGACGATGGTGGAACTCCACGACGACGGACCGGTCGACCCGTTGCCGGCGGGGACGCCCGCCTGGTCGCTGGGATAGCTGCCGCGCAGGTACGCGTCAGGCGCGTACGCCCCACCCGCGCCTCTGCTCAGATGCTGCCCTCCGCCCAGCAGAGCGAGATCCGCCGGGCAGCTGGCCGTGTAGGTCACCTGGCCGTTGCCGGCCGGCGGGCCCAGGCCGTCCTTGCGAACCACCCTGACATCCATGTCGGCGGGCTTGGCGCACATGACGCTCGCGATGGTCCGCGTGGTCGTCGGGGCCGCCCCGCTGCCGACCACCACCGCCGTCCAGTACCGAGGGTCCGCCGCCCCGTCCGGGAGCGGATTCCCCTGGGCGTCGCTGGGAAAACTGCTGACCGTCGTCATGCCGGCAAGCGACCCGCCTGACGCCATCAGCCCGCCGCCGCCCACCGCCACTGTTCCGCCGGGGCACGGGGCCGTCACCTGGACGGCGCCCGCCTGGGTCGGGCCGACCGCGAGGCGTGCGACGACCGACAGCTGGCCGAGCAGCCTCGCCTCCTCCACACACACCGCGAAACCGGAGACCTTGCCACCGTCCCCGGGCGGACCGGTGACATCGCCGACGGCCGCCCAGTACTCGGGAATCTCCCCGGTGCTGTCCTCGATCCGGGTCCCGTTCGCGTGGCTGGGGAAGGTCGCCTTCGCGCGCAGCCCGCTGGCGGCGGTGACATCGGTTCCGCTGGCCAGCGCACCTCCGCTGAGCAGCCGGCTGCCCGCCGGGCACGAGGTCACCGCGGTCGCGGAAGCCGACGGTGTGGCCGGGACGGTGAGCTCGGCGGAGGCGACCCGGATCACCGGTTCCCGCAGTTCCTGCGGTTCAGCCGCCGCGGCCACGACAGGCGCTATGACGGTGGGCGCCACCGCGGCGACAGCCACCACGAGAGCGGACAGGGCGACGGCCACTCCCCGCGATCGCCCAGATCCCACCGACCGTCTACCTCGAGCCCTGCCCCAGTCCCTGCGTCGCATCGCGCGAGCCCCCCTGACGTCAACTGGTCGGTACACAGGCGCAGCAAGTCCCCGTACCCGACGTTGCTTGCGGCCCAGCCGATCGATGGCGCGGCACCGCAGACGCCGGCGACCACACCGGTCACGGACCGTCATCCGTCTCGGCGAGCAGCACGGTACTACTTGTAGAACCGCAAAAACAACAACTTCCGACGAAATAATCCTCATATGCGGAAGCAGGAGATCGGTGGCAGTGCTCCGCGGATCCAGCACATCGGGCAGCTCGACAGGCGGGGCGATCCACCCAACGCCGCCCCACCTGTCGAGATCATCTTGTCGCTCTGTGTTACGAACGTGCCGCGCTGTGCGTGTCGATCAGTTGCCGGTCAGGCACAGCGCCCAGACGTGGGATGTGGTGGCACCTGTCGAGCCGCTTCCGCCGGTGTGCGTGAGGGACGTCCAGTGCGCCGGCGAGGTGGTGAGCGGATTCCCGCTGCTGTCGCTGGGGTAGCTGCCGTTCAGGTGGTCGCCCTGGGTTCCGGGTGCGGTGAAGTCGGAGGTGGTGATGTCACCGCCGCTGATACCGGCGCCGCCGCTGATCAGCGTTCCGTCTTCTTCGCCGCATCCGACCGTGGTCTCGTGCAGGTCGGTGTTGCTGGTGGGACCACTCGAGTCGTCGTATCGCACGGTGACAGTGACGCCGCTGACGTCGATTTCATCCCCACTGCAGATCGCATACGCGTACGTGACGTTGCTGGAGCTCGTGCTCATACCGCCGTACGAGCCGCCCGCGGCCCAGGAATCCGGGTTGGTCTCCCCGTCGGCGGCGGCGATGGCGCCGTTGTCGTGAGTACCGAGGCCTGTGCCGTCCAGGAAGGTGGGGTAGCTGACGATTGGCTTGAGGGGCCCCACGGTGCCCGGGAGAGTTCGCGCGCCGCCGCCCAGCAGACGGGTGCCCTCGGGGCAGGTCGCCACCGCCAGGTCGATTGTTCCCGGGGCGGTCGGCCCCGCGACGTGGTCCATCACGATCTGGGTACCCGTGATCGTGCCACCCGGATCCAGGCACATCGCATACGGAGTCGACCCGAAGGCGGCATCGAAACCGCCTCCCGAACCACCCGTGGCACCGACCGCTCGCGCCTGGGTCGCATTGGTGCCGACGACCCCGTCCGAGTAGGAGTTCGGGAGGGTGTACTCACTGGTCCCGTTGAAGGGGACGATTCCCTTGACGTGCAGATTGCTCTGCGCTGCCGCGGTACCGATGGTCTGGAGAATGCCGACTCCGGAGACCACGTCGTCGGTGTCGCCGCCGCTCCGGCAGTTCGCGTCGCTCGTGTTCTCCGTGTTGGCTGTGCCCGGCCCGGACGCGGGGGTCGCGGTACGTACTGTGATGGTGGTCGCCGCGTAAGCGGTTCCAGGCAGCGTGACGGCCAGCGCGGTACCCAGAACGAGTGCCGCGACCAAGGGGGATCGCAGGGACTTCTTCGCCATCGCCTTCTTCCTCAATACCCGAATGGACAGGTCTACCAGCCACGGCGGGAAAGACATCACGAACTGCTCACGGCGATTCCAAGGTGGACCGAAGAATCGAAGAACCCCGGACGGGACCACCCCTCGGCGCTTCTCACCGAAAACGCTGTGGCACGTGAGACACCAGGCGAGTACCAGCCGAACGACCGCTTGGCTGGCTCTCCACGTCCGGGGTGACGTCGCCCGTCGCCGGACTCTCGCCGCACACCTCTCAGGTGACCGACCCGAACGAGGTGACGACGAGCGCAACAGATCTTTCCCGCGACGCAGCCCGCGCCAGGAGCAGATCTTCCGGTACGGAACATACCCGGCCAGCACCGTACCTGCGGTGTGATTGCGATAATTCATCCGCATCCACGCCACGGATCCTGCCGTACGCCGCGAGGGTCGGACGGGCGTACGCGGCATGCGCCCGGCGTCGACAGGCCCGAAGACGGATGTCCGACCGAGGCCGTGCGCGTCGGGGCACCAGGGATTCCTGCGCCGCCGCACAGCGCTAGCAATTCACCACCAATAGGACAAATACGGACACGGAGTCACTCGGCAATCCGCAAGAAACGAGGATTTCGGCTGCTGCGGCAGCCGAAATCCTCGTTTCTTTCCCTGAGGCAGCGGCGGCAGCAGAAGTGGCCATTGCCGGGCAGCCCTCATCCGGATCCCATCGCGGCCAGGCTCGCCGCATCCGGCGAACGACCGAGACATTTCTGGCCGCAGCCCTCGCGCGGCGTCCGGAATCAGCGCCCAGAGTGCGACGACAGCCCGGCGGCTGTGCCCTGTCGCCGTCGCCGCGCGGACTCATCGCAACGTCCTGCAGCACCGGTCTCTCGGGCCTGCGACGTCCACGCTCTGCTCGTGAGCACGCGGGTGTGTACCTCTCAGGACGTAGGAGCCGTGACCTGAGAGGTACGTGGCGGTCGCCGAAGATCGGTCTGGCGGTGGTCGGCGGCGGCCCCGAAGATCCCTAGCGTTCTGGGACGTCAGCCGGCAGCCGGCCGGACGTCGACGACGGACGCGGGGTACACATGATCGAGGCGCGTGGGCTCACCAAACGCTACGGGGAGAAGGTCGCGGTCGAGGATCTCTCCTTCACCGTCAGGCCAGGGGTTGTCACCGGCTTCCTCGGGCCGAACGGTGCCGGCAAGTCAACCACCATGCGGATGATCCTGGGCCTGGACCAGCCGACCGGCGGCACCGCGCTCATCGACGGCCGGCCCTACCGGGAGCTGGCCGCACCGATGCGCCACGTCGGGGCCCTGCTGGAGGCGCGGGCGATCCACACCGGGCGCAGCGCCGCCAACCACCTGCTCGCGCTCGCCCAGACGCACGGCGTCGGCCGGCGGCGGATCGACGAGGTAATCGAGCTGGTGGGCCTGCGCGACGTCGCCCACAAACGGGCCGGCGGCTTCTCCCTGGGGATGGGCCAGCGGCTCGGCATCGCCTCCGCCCTGCTCGGCGACCCGTCGACGCTGATCCTCGACGAGCCGGTGAACGGGCTGGACCCGGAGGGCATCCGCTGGATCCGCGACCTGCTGCGCGGGTTCGCCGCGCAGGGCCGCGCCGTGCTCGTCTCGTCGCATCTGATGAGCGAGATGGCGCTGACCGCCACCGAGCTGATCGTGATCGGGCGGGGCCGGCTGATCCAGGAGACGTCGGTCGCCGACTTCGTCCGCGCCGCCTCCGGGAACCGGGTGTTCGTCCGTTCGCCACATGCCGCGGCACTCGCCGAAATGCTGGTCCGGGAGGGCGCGACGGTCACCGCGGCGCCCGACCCGGCGGCGTCCCTGCCGCCCGCCGGTGCCCCGGGCCGCCAACCCGCCGCCCCACTCGGCCACAGGCCCGACCCGACGCTCGATCAGGCGTCCGCGGCGATCGGGACCGCCGAGACGATCGAGGTCGTGGGCCTGGCCAGCGCGCGGATCGGCGAGCTGGCCCGCGCCGGCGGGATCGCCCTGCACGAGCTCACCCCCCGCCTGGTCTCCCTCGAGGACGCGTTCATGAACATCACCCGCGACGCCGTCGAGTTCACGAACGCGGCACCGGCCGGTATCGGAGCGAACCGATGAACACCCAGTTCTCAGATCCACGGGACGGTCGGACGATCACAGCCCCCGCCGGCGGCAGGGACGTCGCGGACCCGGCGAACGCGACCCGTTCAGCGAACGGGACCCGTTCACCGAACGAGACCGGCACCGTCGGCGCGCGCCGAGCGGTGAACGCCGCGGGCCCCGCGGGTGACGTCGTCTTTCTCGGCCTGGTCCGATCCGAGTGGACGAAGTTCCGGTCGTTGCGGTCCACCTGGTGGACCCTGGCCCTCACCGTTGTCGCGATGATCGGCCTCGCGGTCCTGCTCTGCGCGATGGCCACCGACGGGACCACCCTCGACCCGGAGAACGCCGACTTCGACGCGACCGCCCCCAGCCTCGGCGGCGCGCTGCTGGCCCAGATCACCATCGGCGTCCTCGGTGTGCTGATGATCACGGGCGAGTACACCACCGGGATGATCCGCGCGACGCTGACCCTGGTTCCCCGGCGGCTACCGGTGCTCTGGGCCAAGGCCGTCGTGTTCGCCGGTGTCGCGTTCGCCCTCACGCTGGTCACGGGTCTGCTCTCGTTCACCGTCGGCCAGGCGATCCTCGCCGGCGATGATCTCAGCGTCTCGATCGGCTCGCCGGGTGCGGCGCGGGCGATCGTCGGCTGCGCGTTCTTCCTGACCGCGGTGGGGCTGCTCGGCCTCGCCATCGGCGCACTGCTGCGCAGCACCGCCGGTGCCGTGTCGGCGCTGCTCGCCGTCCTGCTCGGGCTACCGATGGTGGTGGGCCTGCTGCCTGCGAGCATGCAGTCGATCAACCGGTATCTGCCTGCCTCGATCGGCGAGGTCCTCATCTCCACCCAGGGCTCCGGCGACTCGTTCTCCCCCGGCACCGCCGTGGTGATGATGACCGTCTACCTGGTGGTGACGCTGGTCGCCGCCGCCATCGTCCTGGCCCGCCGGGACGTCTGACCACGGCCACCTCCGAGCGCGCCCGCGGGACGGCGACACCGATCGGGCCCCGCCAGCGGGTGGCGGGTCACGGGCCAGCGGGTCACGGGCCAGCGTGTGACGGGCCAGCGGGTGACGGGCCAGCGGTGGACGGCGAGGGTGTGGGCGAGAGGAGGATGAGCGGCATGAGCACGGCGGAGCCGCCGGATGTCCCCGGTGTGGTCTTCGGACGGATGCGGCACGGGCGGGTAGGCCGGGCCCTGCGGGCCCATCCGGTATTCGTCGACTCCGCCCTGGCCTCGATGCTGGGTCTCGTCGCGCTGCCGCCCACTGTCGATCTGGCGGGTCCGTCTGTCGGGGCGCTGCTGCTCATCGTCGCGTCGGTCGCGCCGCTGTGCGTCCGGCGGCGCCACCCGATCGGAGTCTTCGCAGCCTGTTCAGCAGCCGCAGTCCTCCAGCTTCTTCTGTGGGTTCAGAACTTCGGCACCTTGTCGCTGCTGATCGCGTTCTACACGGTCGCCGCACGGCGGCCTCGGCGGCTGGCGGCAGCTGCGGCCATGGCCCTCACCGCGCTGGTCGCCTGGTTCTGCGTCGGCCTGCCCGACGCCCGCTTCTACGACCGGATCGCTGTCGCGGTCTTCCTCGGCGCGCTCGGGATCACCGCCGGTGTGCTCGGCGTCAACATGAACACCCGGCGGGCCTACCTCACCGCCCTGGCCGACCGCGCGGCCAGGCTGGAACGGGAGCGGGACCAGCAGGCCAGACTCGCCGCGGCCCGGGAACGGGCCAGGATCGCCCGCGAGATGCACGACATCGTGGCGCACAACCTCTCCGTCATGATCGCGCTGGCGGACGGGGCCACCTTCGCCCTGCGCGGCCCGGCAGCGCCTCCTCCTGCCGCGCTCTCCGATCCGTCCCGTGCGTCCAGCCCGGCCACAGCCGCAGTCCCAGCCACGAACGTGGACGAGGGGATGGCGCGGGCGACGCGGGCGGTCGAGCAGGTCTCGGCCACCGGCCGTGAGGCGCTCGCGCAGATGCGCGGACTGCTCGGCGTCCTGCGCGACGAGCGGACCGAGATCGAACCGCCGCCCACCGTGGCGTCCGCGGCCTCCGTGGTCGGGGTGAGAGCAGGAGCCGGGGTACGAGCGGGAGCTGGGCACACGGCCGGCATCGCAGACCTGACCGCGGCCGCGCTCGCGACCGCGTCCGCCATCACCGATCCGACCGGCCCCGCCGAGACCGCGCCACAACCGGGAATCGGCGACCTCGACGACCTGATCGACCAGATCCGGCAGGCTGGACTGACCGTGCGACTCACCAGTGCGGGAAGGCGCCGAACACTCACCGCCGACGCGGAGCTCACCGTGTTCCGCATAGTCCAGGAGTCGCTCACCAATGTTCTCAAGCACAGCGGGCCCGGCACGCGGGCACGGATTCTGCTGCGTTACGACGCCGTCGGTGTGGAGGTCGAGATCGTGGACGACGGCCGCGGCGTGCCGGCCACCGGTCCGGCGCCGACCGGCGGACGCGGAGTTCAGGGCATGCGGGAACGCGCCGCTCTGCATGGCGGGACACTGACCGCGGGGCCGGTCACCGGGCGGCACGACGGATGGCGGGTCACCGCTCGGATCAGGGCCGCGGACAGTTCCAACCCGACCGGCCCGCACCATCCGGACACGGCGCAGGAAACGCTGGAGGCGGGGAAATCTTGACGACGACCGTGCTCCTGGTCGACGACCAGCCACTGCTGCGGATGGGCTTCCGCATGGTGCTCGACTCGCAGCCGGACCTCAGGGTGGTCGGCGAAGCCGGGGACGGTGCCACCGCCGTCCGGCTCACCGCCGAGCTGGCCCCGGACGTCGTCCTGATGGACGTGCGGATGCCGGGTGTCGACGGCATCGAGGCGACCCGGCAGATCGTCGCCTCCGGCGGCGCTTCGAAGGTGCTCATCCTGACCACGTTCGACCTCGACCGATACGCCTTCGCCGGGTTGCGGGCCGGCGCCAGTGGATTCCTGCTCAAGGACGTCCCGCCGGACGACCTGCTCGCCGGCATCCGCACGGTCGCCGCCGGGGACGCCGTCGTCGCGCCGAGCACCACCCGGCGGCTGCTCGACGGTTTCGCGCACCGCCTGCCCGACCTGGACGACACCGGGTCGGGTCCCGGTCACCGCCCGTTTGGGGCAGGACCCGGCCGGGACGGAGCGGACAGGCTCGCTCGGCTCACCGACCGCGAGCGCGACGTCCTCGGGGAGGTCGCGGCCGGCCTGTCGAACGCGGAGATCGCCAGCCGGCTCGTCCTCGCCGAAGGCACCGTGAAAACCCACGTCGGCCGCATCCTCGGCAAACTCGAGCTTCGCGACCGGGTACAGGCCGTCGTCTTCGCCTACGAGATCGGCCTCGTCCGGCCCTCGGCCAACCCACCCCGCCACCCGGACTGACCGCCCGCCCTGCTTCCATGGTGGAAAGGTGCTGATGAGGAGGCCGGGGCGCGGTGCTCAGAGTGGCGACGGTCAATGTGAACGGCATCCGCGCGGCCAGGCGGCGGGGAATGGGCACGTGGCTGGAGGACCGGCGCCCGGACATCCTGTGCGTGCAGGAGGTGCGCGCCGACGACGCGATCCTGGCGGACGCGGTCGGGCCGGGCTGGCACATCATCCATGAGGCGTCGACGGCGAAGGGCCGGGCCGGGGTCGCGATCCTCGCCCGGATGGTGCCGGCGGACGTCCGCCTGGGGCTCGGTGACTTCACCGGCACCGGTCGATGGGTGGAGGCGGATTTCTCGCTCGATGGCGATCTCGGGTTGCTGACGGTGGTGTCCGTCTACGTACACACCGGCGAGGCGGACACACCCCTGCAGGATGAGAAGTACCGTTTCCTCGCCGCGATCCGGGAACGCATGGCGAAGCTGGCCGCGGACGGTCGGCACGTGCTGGTCTGCGGTGACCTCAACATATGCCACCGCGAGATCGACCTGAAGAACTGGAAGGGCAATCTCAGGAAGGCCGGATTCCTGCCCCAGGAACGAGCCTGGCTCGACCAGTTGTTCACCGATGACGGCTTCGTGGACGTCGTGCGGAATTTCGCGGGAGAGCAGCCGGGCCCATACACGTGGTGGTCATGGCGAGGCCGTGCCTACGACACCGACGCCGGCTGGCGCATCGACTATCTGATCTCCACCGGCCAACTCGCCGAACGGGTCCAGGCCGCCGCCGTGGACCGGGCACCGACATACGCCCAACGCTGGAGTGATCACGCGCCGGTATACGTCGATTTCGGCGTATAGGAGTTTCGACGGGTAGGAGTTTGGCCGTGCTTCGGCACCGTGCCACGACTCGAAGAGTCGAGGATTTTCGTCACCCCAGAGCATGCAGCAAAATCCCGAGCTTCGAATTTTTGGCTGCTACCGAGCAAGAGTTGAGGATTTTGGTCGTTCCGACAGCCAAAATCCTCACTTCTTTCTAATTGCCAAACGACCCTGCGCCCCTTTCGTCTCCTGTGCGGTGAACTGTCGATGCGGCGCACCGCCACCTTCCACCCGCCTGCGGACTGTCTGCGCTCCACACGGACTGTCTGCGCTCCACAGGCCGGCTGGCGGGCCCGCGATCCGCCGGCACGGGATGGCGGAGCGTGACCGCAGCTCGGATCAGCCGGCGCCCCGCCACGACACCGACGGCTCGGCGGCACCGAGTCGTCGGCCGGGGACCCTGGGACCATCGGACTCGCCTCTAGATTGCTAGCATGCTAGGGTAGCGACCGTGGGCGACGAGGACGTCAAGCAGTTCAACGTGTACCTGCCGATCGGGCTGATCAAACAGGTCAAACACCATGCCGTCGAGTCGGGGCTGTCCCTCTCGGCGCTCGTCGCCGAGGCCTTGCGCGCCTACCTCGACGACGCCCGCGGGCAGCGACCGCAGTGAGCCTTTTCCGTCCCATGATCCACGGTCACCGGATGCACAGGTCCGGATCGACGACGGAAAAGGCCCAGTCATCTGGATCGGAGACCTGACATGACGACCGAAGGAATCGAAGCCGTCTTCCTGGAGACCCACAACTGGGGCAGGGCGGCAGGATTCTTCCAGGCACTGGGTTTCAGGCTGGAGTTCGACACCGGCCACAACTCCGGCCAGCTTCGCAACGGCGACGGCCCCTACGTCTTCATCGCGGAGATTCCCGAAGCCCGGGAGCTCCAGGCGCCGCGCATCGTGCTGAAGGTGCCTGACGCGGACGCATTCCAGCCCGACCCCGCCGTCGAGGTCGTCACCCCGTTCGAGGACACCCACTGGGGCACCAGGGAGATGACCGTCCGTGACCCCGACGGGCGCCTCTGGAGTCTCCAGGCCCCCGGCGGAGCTGACCTGGGAGACGCGAACGCATGACAGGCGCAGGCCCGCGCAGCAGCGCACCGGATAGCACCGCGCCGGACAGCACCGCGCCGGACAGCGCCGCGCCGGACAGCGCCGCGCCGGACAGCGCCGCGCCGGACAGCACCGCCGTTCGCGTCGCCCTCTGGCGGGCGATGCACGTCCAGGTCGACTCGCCACCGCACGTCCTCGCCGACGAGATCGGCCTGAAGCTGGCCGCCCCCGACGGCGACTGGCGCGCCCGGCCGGACATGGACCCGCGGGCCACCAGCGGATTCCGGGCGTCGATCGTGGCCCGCGCGCGTCTCATCCAGGACCTCGTCGCCGAGGAAGCAGCCCAGGGCGTCGACCAGTACGTCGTTCTCGGCGCCGGTCTGGACACGTTCGTCCAGCGCGAGCCGGAGATCGCCGCCCGCCTGACCGTGTACGAGGTCGACCAGCCCGGCCCCCAGGCGTGGAAGCGCCAGCGCCTGATCGACCTGGGCTACGGCATCCCGGACGGGCTGCGCCTGGTCCCCGTCGACCTTGAGACGGACGGGGACTGGCCCGCGCACCTGGCCGCCGCCGGTTTCGACGCCACGCGGCCAGCCGTCGTCGCCTCGACCGGCGTGACCATGTATCTGTCCAAGGAGGCCACCGCCGCCACCCTGCGCCAGATCGCCGGACTCGCCCCCGGCTCGACGGTCGCGATGACGTTTCTGCTGCCGCCCGAGCTGCTCACCGATGACGCCGACCGTGCCGGGCTCGCCGCGTCCAGGAAAGGCGCGCAGGCCTCGAACACCCCGTTCATCAGCTTCTACACACCCGGCGAGATGCTCGCGATGGCCCGCAAGGCAGGTTTCCAGGACGTCAACCACATATCGGGCACGGTGCTCGCCGAGCGCTACTTCACCGGCCGTACCGACGGCCTGCGCCCATCGAGCGGAGAGGACGTCCTGGTAGCCAGCACCTGAACCCGCTTTCACCTCAGGCCCCGCGCGCCCTTGGCAGCGGCTTCATCCGCCTCCGCCCCTGCCCACGCTCTACGGAGCGCAGTCCGCCTCAGGGAGCAGGCGGTCGACGAGATCCCGCGCGACAGCGTCCGCGGCGGAATCGGGGTCGATCGAGACGGTGAGGCGGTCGAGCATCAGGCCGTCGATCGCGTAGTGGAACAGCGCGATGTCAGCGGCGTCGCCGGGCAGTCCGGCCGCGGTGTTGAAGGCGACGTCCGCGGCGAAGGCGTCCCGGAACCAGGGGGTGAGGCGCTGCGCGACCTCGGGGCGACGGGCTGCCTCCAATCGCAGCTCGAACAGGGCGATGGTCAGGTCGCGGTGGGTGTTCATCCGTCGGACGATGTCGCTGATGTAGTCGGCGAACAGCTCTCGCGAGGGCTCGCGCCTGCCCAGGCGTTCCAGGACCGCCGGCTCCGGCGCCAGCCGTTCACCGATCCGGCGGACGATCCCGTCGAACAGGTCGGCGCGCGAGCGGAAGTAGTTGGACGAGGTGCCGATCGGGACGCCGGCCTCGCGGTCAACCGCTCGATGGGTGAGACCTCGGGCGCCTTCCCGTGCCAGGACGGCGAGTCCGGCGTCAGCAAGTTCCGTGCGTCGTTCGTTGTTGCGGGCCACGACAAGGAGGGTAGCGCCAACCACGACACCTGTCGTACAGTTCAACCACGACAGGTGCAGTGGAAAGGGGATTCATGCGCGAGCTCGTCTACTACGTCGCGGTCTCGCTCGACGGTCGAATCGCGGCGCCAGACGGCGACTTCTCGGCGTTCCCGACCTCCGGCGACCACATGGACTGGATCTTCCGGGAATACGCGGACACACTGCCGGCGCCCGCGCTGACAGCTCTCGGGCTGACCGCCGACAACTCCCGCTTCACGACCGTGCTGATGGGCTGGGAGACCTACGACGTAGGCCGCCGGGTCGGCCTGATCGACCCCTACCCACACCTGGAGCAGGTCGTCTTCACCCGTCGCCACGCGAACGAGCGGGTTCCGGCGAACGTCCGTCTGGTCTCGTCCGACCCGGTAGCAGAGGTGGAACGGCTACGCAGGCGAGATGGGGGGAACATCTGGCTCTGCGGGGGTGGCACGCTCGCGAACGCACTGGCCGAGCAGATCGACCGGCTGGTGCTGAAGGTGAACCCGGTCGTTCTCGGCGCGGGAATCTCGCTGTTCGAGGGCGACTGCCGGCCGCGTCCGGCGCGGCTGGTCGCATCCACCGCCTTCGACTCCGGGGTCGTCGTCAACGAGTACGACCTGCGCCGTTCGGCGTAGACGAACCGGCGACGACGACACCCGGGCGGTGCCCGACGGCGGCCAGGCGGCGTCGGCCAGGCGGTGTCGGCCAGGCGGTGTCGGCCGATCCTCGGCCACGTACCTCCTGGCCCGGGCCAGTCGCCCCCGGGGGCAGCGGCCTG from Parafrankia irregularis includes:
- a CDS encoding Ig-like domain-containing protein, with the translated sequence MGSGRSRGVAVALSALVVAVAAVAPTVIAPVVAAAAEPQELREPVIRVASAELTVPATPSASATAVTSCPAGSRLLSGGALASGTDVTAASGLRAKATFPSHANGTRIEDSTGEIPEYWAAVGDVTGPPGDGGKVSGFAVCVEEARLLGQLSVVARLAVGPTQAGAVQVTAPCPGGTVAVGGGGLMASGGSLAGMTTVSSFPSDAQGNPLPDGAADPRYWTAVVVGSGAAPTTTRTIASVMCAKPADMDVRVVRKDGLGPPAGNGQVTYTASCPADLALLGGGQHLSRGAGGAYAPDAYLRGSYPSDQAGVPAGNGSTGPSSWSSTIVAGASGGTGDQVASTFALCGDFDHDTTTSLATNTTSPLFGRPVELTASVLPTLRDVGTPTGTVTFSDETMPLATVPLNAGGKAVLRTPSLQPGTHSITASYSGGPTFHPSSTAPTTITVGFSEPCLTTVHKSAMTVRPEQALCIGPGGLQKGPMNVEPGGALAVTGGEIAGTVSSSGASAFTLCQSTVGGPVTVQGSTGLVLIGSDHLPCAGNTIKGSLTVTGNTGGVQVIGNTTNGLLTVKDNSDPSPGPTDPQDPQEPPDPREPVIHVATTDLPVPPASSAFATAVTACPEGSVLVSGGLWGSKVDATDPVPPINGLRAKGSFPSDVSGTMSTTGAQNPQFWAAVGNFGGQAEEGDKITSFAVCAQGTQLNHRVVSVASVPGPLRAGNVLVTAACPEGTVVVGGGSHTLPPEAATLKAVGSFPSDAQGNPLPNGALNPRYWTGMGVANGRFDVPPQTFAYAVCAEPGEMDVQVVRTERLGPQEGSSYAITTATCPTGRTLIGGGVHLLQGPTSGPVTGGTHLRGSYPSDALGDPAVNGATNPASWSAVIAAGGSSGTGDAPALGFALCADFDHESATSLAASTPSPLFGRAVELTASVRPAVSDAGSPTGAVSFSDGETLLAVVPVTAGQAVLRTTSLQPGTHQITARYSGGPTFKPSTTTAPTTITVGFSQPCITAVHKAAITVAADQSLCIGPGGQQKGPVTVNPGGALAVTGGEIAGALSVNQAAAFTLCQSSVSGSVTVQSGTGLVLIGSDYLPCAGNTINGTVTVSANTGGLSVSGTTISGPLTVRDNSGDGPDPGDPVPAITANRIGGGLSCTGNIPTVREQGNTVNGVRSGQCR
- a CDS encoding ATP-binding cassette domain-containing protein is translated as MIEARGLTKRYGEKVAVEDLSFTVRPGVVTGFLGPNGAGKSTTMRMILGLDQPTGGTALIDGRPYRELAAPMRHVGALLEARAIHTGRSAANHLLALAQTHGVGRRRIDEVIELVGLRDVAHKRAGGFSLGMGQRLGIASALLGDPSTLILDEPVNGLDPEGIRWIRDLLRGFAAQGRAVLVSSHLMSEMALTATELIVIGRGRLIQETSVADFVRAASGNRVFVRSPHAAALAEMLVREGATVTAAPDPAASLPPAGAPGRQPAAPLGHRPDPTLDQASAAIGTAETIEVVGLASARIGELARAGGIALHELTPRLVSLEDAFMNITRDAVEFTNAAPAGIGANR
- a CDS encoding ABC transporter permease subunit, which translates into the protein MNTQFSDPRDGRTITAPAGGRDVADPANATRSANGTRSPNETGTVGARRAVNAAGPAGDVVFLGLVRSEWTKFRSLRSTWWTLALTVVAMIGLAVLLCAMATDGTTLDPENADFDATAPSLGGALLAQITIGVLGVLMITGEYTTGMIRATLTLVPRRLPVLWAKAVVFAGVAFALTLVTGLLSFTVGQAILAGDDLSVSIGSPGAARAIVGCAFFLTAVGLLGLAIGALLRSTAGAVSALLAVLLGLPMVVGLLPASMQSINRYLPASIGEVLISTQGSGDSFSPGTAVVMMTVYLVVTLVAAAIVLARRDV